The Marinobacter subterrani genome has a segment encoding these proteins:
- a CDS encoding type II toxin-antitoxin system RelE/ParE family toxin, which yields MIKSFRHKGLKRFYSTGHTSGIQPDHAKKLRMELAALDTATSVEDMDIPGFRLHPLKGKDKGRWSIRVNGNWRMTFEFQDGNAYILDYEDYH from the coding sequence ATGATTAAATCATTCCGTCACAAAGGACTGAAGCGGTTTTACTCGACCGGCCACACGTCTGGCATACAACCCGACCATGCCAAGAAGCTGCGTATGGAGCTGGCTGCTCTGGATACGGCGACTTCAGTGGAAGACATGGATATCCCTGGTTTTCGACTTCATCCATTGAAGGGCAAAGACAAAGGCCGGTGGTCGATTAGGGTTAACGGAAATTGGCGCATGACGTTCGAATTCCAGGACGGCAACGCCTACATTCTTGATTATGAGGATTATCACTAA
- a CDS encoding DUF2914 domain-containing protein — protein MAKQIVSDNYGTVTSCLHEFAIVCFSRFKEERPVKTARPQDQRFSGKSSRLREPKEPEEIVVYLWGRIFAALFVLILVVGGIIWGALEIFGTGEQNEALAENQGVEAPSLPSVFVDQPASAEPASIQLPQTASREQSESGVDAVMPDQTNSVQTEVVETPVAVSETASVEPASLPAPAAGESEPSREDAASIELLSDHIIRAQLSTGLEEKEPIDEIPNVLTMNSDGLIRIYLFTEIQGMEGQLHFHDWYLEDERVARVEIRPSVDPMRASSAKYIDRHMVGDWRVEVVTEEGELLAKGEFSVLPL, from the coding sequence TTGGCGAAACAAATCGTCTCCGATAATTATGGCACCGTCACCTCTTGCTTGCATGAGTTTGCTATAGTGTGTTTTTCCCGCTTCAAGGAAGAACGACCGGTGAAAACAGCAAGACCGCAAGATCAACGTTTTTCAGGTAAGTCCTCCCGCCTGCGTGAGCCCAAAGAGCCCGAAGAGATTGTTGTGTATCTTTGGGGGCGCATCTTTGCTGCTCTTTTCGTATTAATTCTGGTGGTGGGGGGCATAATCTGGGGCGCTTTAGAGATCTTTGGCACCGGCGAGCAAAATGAAGCGCTGGCAGAGAATCAGGGAGTGGAGGCGCCTTCTCTCCCGTCGGTATTTGTCGACCAGCCCGCGTCCGCCGAGCCTGCATCTATCCAGTTACCGCAGACCGCATCACGAGAACAATCTGAATCTGGCGTAGACGCTGTCATGCCGGACCAGACAAATTCAGTTCAAACTGAAGTGGTCGAGACGCCTGTCGCCGTGTCCGAAACTGCATCGGTAGAGCCCGCCTCCCTTCCGGCGCCGGCGGCAGGAGAATCCGAACCGTCCCGGGAAGATGCTGCCTCCATCGAGCTCCTTTCTGATCACATAATCCGGGCGCAACTGAGTACCGGCCTGGAGGAAAAAGAGCCAATTGACGAAATCCCGAACGTTTTGACGATGAACAGTGACGGACTGATCCGAATTTACCTGTTTACCGAAATCCAGGGCATGGAAGGTCAGTTGCACTTCCACGACTGGTACCTGGAGGATGAACGGGTTGCGCGAGTGGAAATCAGGCCGTCGGTTGACCCCATGCGCGCATCCTCAGCCAAGTATATCGACCGACACATGGTGGGAGACTGGAGAGTTGAGGTGGTCACAGAGGAAGGCGAGCTTTTGGCGAAAGGGGAGTTTTCGGTTCTTCCTCTCTAA
- a CDS encoding acetyl/propionyl/methylcrotonyl-CoA carboxylase subunit alpha, which yields MFSKILIANRGEIACRIIQTAHRMGIRCVAVYSEADANARHVAMADEAFHIGPAPSSESYLRADKIIEIAKKSGAQAIHPGYGFLSENTGFAEACEANDLVFIGPPSSAIAAMGSKSAAKAIMEKAGVPLVPGYHGDDQSPDTLRKEAEKCGFPLLLKAVAGGGGKGMRVVERMEDFDDALAAAKRESKNAFGNPDMLIERYLTQPRHVEIQVFCDQDGHGVYLAERDCSVQRRHQKVLEEAPAPGLSEETRKAMGEAAVKAAQAINYVGAGTVEFLYDVDGSFFFMEMNTRLQVEHPVTEMVTGQDLVEWQLKVAWGEPLPLEQSQVKTRGHALEARIYAEDPDQDFLPATGNLRYLSTPDESAHVRVDTGVTEGDDISIHYDPMIAKLIVWDETRDQAINRMVQALEHYRIAGVKTNIRFLHALADAQPFREAELTTGFIEDHRDLLFPASKLDTHKALVLAAGFVLEQRKSREVVSTDPWSPFGRQNSWRMNSEYAQPLQLQVGEDIHDLKVLERDDRYQVYVGDSVYNLTARLDDDYLQAVINGHRISVHGNLHNDQLVLFYEGDTFNCTVYKESYGFEEMAGEGSLAAPMNGAIVAVQAKVGDRVTAGQSLVIMEAMKMEHAIKAPADGVVTEIFFAEGDQVSEGAELIAIEVDEEEAS from the coding sequence ATGTTCAGCAAAATTCTGATCGCCAACCGGGGCGAAATCGCCTGCCGGATCATCCAAACCGCCCACCGCATGGGCATTCGCTGCGTCGCCGTCTACTCAGAGGCCGACGCCAACGCCCGGCACGTGGCCATGGCCGACGAAGCCTTCCACATTGGCCCTGCACCCAGCTCCGAGAGCTACCTGCGGGCTGACAAGATTATCGAGATTGCCAAAAAGAGCGGTGCCCAGGCGATTCACCCGGGCTACGGCTTCCTCTCGGAAAACACCGGCTTTGCCGAAGCCTGTGAAGCCAACGATCTGGTGTTCATCGGCCCGCCCTCCTCGGCCATTGCCGCCATGGGCTCCAAGTCCGCCGCCAAGGCCATCATGGAAAAAGCCGGCGTGCCGCTGGTGCCTGGCTACCACGGTGATGACCAGTCCCCGGACACCCTGCGCAAAGAAGCCGAAAAATGCGGCTTCCCGTTGCTGCTGAAAGCCGTCGCCGGTGGCGGAGGCAAAGGCATGCGCGTGGTTGAGCGCATGGAAGACTTTGACGACGCCCTGGCCGCCGCCAAACGGGAATCGAAGAACGCCTTTGGCAATCCGGACATGCTCATCGAACGCTACCTGACCCAGCCACGGCACGTGGAAATCCAGGTGTTCTGTGACCAGGACGGCCACGGCGTGTACCTGGCCGAGCGGGACTGCTCCGTGCAGCGCCGCCACCAGAAAGTGCTGGAAGAAGCACCGGCCCCGGGCCTGAGCGAAGAAACCCGCAAAGCCATGGGTGAGGCGGCGGTTAAAGCCGCCCAGGCCATCAACTACGTGGGCGCCGGCACTGTGGAATTCCTCTACGACGTGGACGGTTCCTTCTTCTTCATGGAAATGAACACCCGCCTGCAGGTCGAGCACCCGGTCACCGAAATGGTCACCGGCCAGGATCTGGTGGAGTGGCAATTGAAAGTCGCCTGGGGCGAGCCCCTGCCGCTGGAACAGTCCCAGGTAAAAACCCGGGGCCACGCCCTGGAAGCACGCATCTACGCAGAAGACCCGGACCAGGATTTCCTGCCTGCCACCGGCAACCTGCGCTACCTGAGCACTCCGGATGAGAGCGCGCATGTACGGGTGGATACTGGCGTTACCGAAGGCGACGACATCAGCATCCATTACGACCCGATGATCGCCAAACTGATCGTGTGGGACGAAACCCGCGACCAGGCCATCAACCGCATGGTCCAGGCCCTGGAGCACTACCGTATCGCCGGTGTGAAAACCAATATCCGGTTCCTCCACGCCCTGGCCGACGCCCAGCCGTTCCGGGAAGCGGAGCTGACCACTGGGTTTATTGAGGATCACCGCGACCTGCTGTTTCCGGCATCGAAACTGGATACCCACAAGGCCCTGGTACTGGCTGCCGGCTTCGTGCTGGAACAGCGCAAATCCCGGGAAGTGGTCAGCACCGACCCCTGGTCGCCATTTGGCCGCCAGAACAGCTGGCGCATGAACTCCGAATACGCCCAGCCGCTGCAACTGCAGGTGGGAGAAGACATCCACGATCTCAAAGTGCTGGAGCGGGACGACCGCTACCAGGTCTACGTGGGCGACAGTGTGTACAACCTCACCGCCCGTCTGGATGACGACTACCTGCAGGCAGTGATCAACGGCCACCGCATCAGCGTCCACGGCAACCTGCACAACGACCAGCTGGTGCTGTTCTACGAGGGCGACACCTTCAACTGCACCGTGTACAAGGAAAGCTACGGCTTCGAGGAAATGGCCGGCGAAGGCAGCCTGGCCGCGCCCATGAACGGCGCCATCGTCGCCGTACAGGCCAAGGTCGGCGACAGGGTTACCGCAGGCCAGAGCCTGGTGATCATGGAAGCCATGAAGATGGAACACGCCATCAAGGCCCCGGCCGACGGCGTAGTCACCGAGATCTTCTTCGCCGAGGGCGACCAGGTCTCCGAAGGTGCTGAACTGATTGCCATTGAAGTCGATGAAGAGGAGGCAAGCTGA
- a CDS encoding trypsin-like serine peptidase codes for MRFWSLLIVLAICSDGSARTYNSSWDDEPYWFNIGYPGSIGSALRPTFQRDKTLNEPWYDLGPARSMETHADLTPGNSGGPMFAFWSDGPYGVAVVSAEDTDENWCAGGSWLTKLVRHARDQDS; via the coding sequence ATGCGGTTCTGGTCACTGCTGATCGTATTGGCGATCTGTTCGGATGGATCGGCACGCACGTATAACAGTTCGTGGGATGACGAACCATACTGGTTCAATATCGGCTATCCCGGCAGTATTGGCAGCGCCTTGCGCCCGACCTTTCAGCGCGACAAGACGCTGAATGAGCCCTGGTATGATCTCGGCCCCGCTCGTTCCATGGAAACCCATGCGGACCTGACACCCGGAAACTCCGGAGGCCCCATGTTCGCTTTCTGGAGCGATGGCCCCTATGGTGTGGCGGTGGTATCGGCTGAAGATACCGACGAAAACTGGTGCGCTGGTGGTTCCTGGTTAACCAAACTTGTGCGCCATGCACGGGATCAGGATTCGTAA
- a CDS encoding nuclear transport factor 2 family protein yields MQPKEIVAQFIADIQAQSLDEAKSLLAPDGFEYVGPNMRFLSRDDMLAYQFGMVAIQKDLVLRQLSADGEHVFAILDYRTNFEPIGDVRLAVWFRVREDKIQTVEAFYNAAVVENMLGGNLPSAG; encoded by the coding sequence ATGCAGCCAAAAGAGATTGTGGCTCAGTTTATTGCCGATATTCAGGCCCAGAGTCTTGATGAAGCGAAGAGTTTGCTGGCGCCGGACGGGTTTGAATATGTCGGACCGAATATGCGCTTCCTCAGCCGGGACGACATGCTGGCTTACCAGTTCGGCATGGTTGCCATCCAGAAAGACCTGGTCCTTCGCCAGCTCAGTGCCGACGGCGAGCACGTGTTCGCGATTCTGGACTACCGGACCAACTTTGAACCGATCGGGGATGTGCGGCTTGCCGTCTGGTTTCGTGTACGGGAAGACAAGATACAGACGGTTGAAGCCTTCTATAATGCGGCTGTGGTTGAGAACATGCTGGGGGGCAACCTGCCTTCAGCCGGCTGA
- a CDS encoding carboxyl transferase domain-containing protein, protein MTILQSKINPRSEEFQANQESMAQAVADLRDKVSTIQQGGGPSYQERHIARGKLLPRERINRLLDDGSPFLEIGQFAAYNVYGEDVPAAGVIAGVGRVSGTECMIIANDATVKGGSYYPLTVKKHLRAQEIALANRLPCIYLVDSGGANLPRQDEVFPDRDHFGRIFYNQARMSADDIPQIAVVMGLCTAGGAYVPAMADESIIVRNQGTIFLAGPPLVKAATGEVVSAEDLGGADVHCKISGVADHYAENDAHALEIARRCVSNLNRRKPVPVEVQKPRAPLFDAEEIYGIVGTDLRKQFDVRDVIARVVDGSEFDEFKRYYGQTLVTGFAHIHGYPVGIIANNGILFGESAQKGAHFVELCCQRNIPLLFLQNITGFMVGQKYEAEGIAKHGAKMVMAVACANVPKITVLIGGSFGAGNYGMCGRAYSPDFLWMWPNARISVMGGEQAAGVMATVKREGMERKGQDWSAEEEAQFKQPIIDTYEHQGHPYYASARLWDDGVIDPAQTREVVALSLSATLNRPAKPTRFGVFRM, encoded by the coding sequence ATGACAATACTGCAAAGCAAGATTAACCCCAGGTCCGAAGAGTTCCAGGCCAATCAGGAATCCATGGCCCAGGCCGTAGCCGACCTGCGCGACAAAGTTTCCACCATCCAACAGGGTGGCGGCCCCTCCTACCAGGAGCGCCACATCGCCCGAGGCAAACTCCTGCCCCGGGAACGCATCAACCGCCTCCTGGACGACGGCTCCCCCTTCCTGGAAATCGGCCAGTTTGCCGCCTACAACGTCTACGGTGAAGACGTCCCGGCAGCAGGCGTCATCGCCGGCGTGGGCCGCGTCTCCGGTACCGAATGCATGATCATCGCCAACGACGCCACCGTAAAAGGCGGCAGCTACTACCCGCTGACCGTGAAAAAACACCTGCGCGCCCAGGAAATTGCCCTGGCAAACCGCCTGCCCTGCATCTACCTGGTCGACTCCGGCGGCGCCAACCTGCCCCGCCAGGACGAAGTCTTCCCGGATCGTGACCACTTTGGCCGCATCTTCTACAACCAGGCCCGCATGTCCGCCGACGACATCCCACAGATTGCCGTCGTCATGGGCCTGTGCACCGCCGGTGGCGCCTACGTGCCCGCCATGGCCGACGAATCCATCATCGTCCGCAACCAGGGCACCATCTTCCTGGCCGGCCCCCCGCTGGTAAAAGCCGCCACCGGTGAAGTGGTCAGCGCCGAAGACCTCGGCGGCGCCGACGTACACTGCAAGATCTCCGGTGTTGCCGACCACTACGCCGAAAACGACGCCCACGCCCTGGAAATCGCCCGCCGCTGCGTCTCCAACCTCAACCGCCGAAAACCGGTTCCGGTGGAAGTCCAGAAGCCCCGCGCGCCGCTGTTCGACGCCGAAGAAATCTACGGCATCGTCGGTACTGATCTGCGCAAACAGTTCGACGTGCGTGACGTGATCGCCCGGGTCGTCGACGGCTCCGAGTTTGACGAATTCAAACGCTACTACGGCCAGACCCTCGTTACCGGCTTTGCCCACATTCACGGTTACCCCGTGGGCATCATCGCCAACAACGGCATCCTGTTCGGTGAGTCTGCCCAGAAAGGCGCCCACTTCGTCGAGCTCTGCTGCCAGCGCAATATCCCGCTGCTGTTCCTGCAGAACATCACCGGCTTCATGGTAGGCCAGAAATACGAAGCCGAAGGTATCGCCAAACACGGCGCCAAGATGGTCATGGCCGTGGCCTGCGCCAACGTGCCCAAGATCACCGTACTGATCGGCGGCAGCTTCGGTGCCGGCAACTACGGCATGTGCGGCCGCGCCTACAGCCCCGACTTCCTGTGGATGTGGCCCAACGCCCGCATCTCCGTGATGGGCGGTGAACAGGCCGCCGGTGTGATGGCCACCGTCAAGCGTGAAGGCATGGAGCGCAAGGGCCAGGACTGGAGTGCCGAGGAAGAGGCCCAGTTCAAGCAGCCGATCATCGACACCTACGAGCATCAGGGCCACCCCTACTACGCCAGTGCACGGCTATGGGACGACGGCGTCATCGACCCGGCCCAGACCCGCGAAGTGGTGGCCCTGAGCCTCTCTGCCACCCTTAACCGCCCGGCCAAACCGACACGCTTCGGCGTGTTCCGGATGTAA
- a CDS encoding enoyl-CoA hydratase-related protein gives MTEQENAVLLNRRPEGITEVVLNRPDKRNAFDDVIIQQLITALTEVNQDADTRVVILRSEGKHFSAGADLGWMRRMAENSRQENLDDSRELARLMNVLNHLSKPVIGLVQGAAFGGAVGLAACCDIVIATEQSSFCLSEVKLGLIPAVISPYVLRAIGERQARRYFISAEVFTARQAQEYGLVHIVCDDLEAMDLRCNELLQHLAMNGPEAMKAAKDLVFAVSHKPIDHTVIDDTAHRIADIRVGEEGQEGLSAFLNKRRANWTPESK, from the coding sequence ATGACCGAACAGGAAAACGCGGTTCTGCTCAACCGCCGCCCCGAAGGTATCACCGAGGTGGTCCTGAACCGCCCGGACAAGCGCAACGCGTTTGACGACGTGATCATCCAGCAGTTGATCACCGCCCTGACCGAGGTGAACCAGGACGCAGACACCAGGGTGGTTATCCTGCGCTCCGAAGGAAAACACTTTTCCGCCGGGGCCGACCTTGGCTGGATGCGCCGGATGGCCGAGAACAGCCGCCAGGAAAACCTCGACGATTCCCGGGAACTGGCCCGGTTGATGAACGTGCTCAACCACCTGTCCAAGCCAGTGATCGGCCTGGTGCAGGGTGCCGCCTTCGGGGGCGCCGTGGGTCTCGCCGCCTGCTGCGATATCGTCATCGCCACTGAACAATCCAGCTTCTGCCTCAGCGAAGTTAAGCTCGGCCTGATCCCGGCGGTGATCAGCCCCTACGTGCTGCGCGCTATCGGTGAGCGCCAGGCCCGCCGCTACTTCATCTCGGCCGAGGTGTTCACCGCCCGGCAAGCGCAGGAGTACGGGCTGGTGCATATCGTTTGTGATGACCTGGAAGCCATGGACCTGCGCTGCAATGAGCTGCTGCAGCACTTGGCCATGAACGGCCCGGAGGCCATGAAAGCCGCCAAGGATCTGGTGTTCGCCGTCAGCCACAAGCCCATTGATCACACCGTGATTGACGACACCGCGCACCGCATCGCTGACATCCGCGTGGGTGAAGAAGGCCAGGAAGGGCTCAGCGCCTTCCTGAACAAACGCCGCGCAAACTGGACTCCGGAGAGCAAGTAA
- a CDS encoding AMP-binding protein yields MSKTLPSTYPSYTSGTAEAPLLGMTIGEMLDRTAEQYPDNEALVCLHQDIRWTYKEFVEKVDEAARAFMAIGVKRGDRVGIWSPNRYEWTVTQFATAKVGAILVNINPAYGVHELQYALNLAGITTLVTADSFKASNYREMIYELAPELKRSAPGKLKADHVPELRAVINVHEDKHDGMWTWKEFLGFAGDVSQDELNKRQSELQFDDPINIQFTSGTTGNPKGATLTHHNILNNGYFVGESQLLTEKDRLVIPVPLYHCFGMVMGNLGCITHGAAMIYPSEGFEPKAVLQAVHQEKATALYGVPTMFIAELGDPDFESYDLSHLRTGIMAGSICPAEIMKKVNSKMNMKEVQIAYGMTETSPVSTQTSSLDPFEKQVTTVGRTQPHLETKIVDPANGNVVPRGEIGELCTRGYSVMLKYWNNEEKTREAIDSAGWMHTGDLATMDEEGYIQIVGRIKDMVIRGGENIYPKEIEEFLYTHPAIEEVQVTGIPDDKYGEELIAWVKLAPDAAPVTAEDLQAFCKGKIAHFKIPKNYKFVDEFPMTVTGKIQKFKMREISIEEMGLKK; encoded by the coding sequence ATGAGCAAGACTCTACCAAGCACCTATCCCAGTTATACGAGCGGAACCGCCGAAGCCCCCCTGCTGGGCATGACCATTGGCGAAATGCTCGACCGCACCGCCGAACAGTATCCGGATAACGAAGCCCTGGTGTGCCTGCACCAGGACATTCGCTGGACCTACAAAGAATTCGTTGAAAAGGTCGACGAAGCCGCCCGGGCTTTCATGGCCATCGGCGTCAAGCGCGGCGACCGCGTGGGCATCTGGTCTCCGAACCGCTACGAGTGGACCGTTACCCAGTTCGCCACCGCCAAAGTCGGCGCCATCCTGGTAAACATCAACCCGGCCTACGGCGTGCACGAACTGCAATACGCCCTGAACCTGGCCGGCATCACCACCCTGGTAACAGCGGACAGCTTCAAGGCCTCCAACTACCGGGAAATGATCTACGAGCTGGCCCCGGAGCTGAAACGCAGCGCCCCCGGCAAGCTCAAGGCCGACCACGTACCCGAGCTGCGTGCCGTGATCAACGTGCACGAAGACAAACACGATGGCATGTGGACCTGGAAGGAATTCCTCGGTTTCGCCGGCGACGTATCCCAGGACGAGCTGAACAAACGCCAGAGCGAACTGCAGTTTGATGACCCGATCAACATCCAGTTCACCTCCGGCACCACTGGCAACCCCAAAGGCGCCACCCTCACCCACCACAACATCCTGAACAACGGGTACTTCGTGGGCGAGAGTCAGCTTCTGACGGAAAAAGACCGCCTGGTGATTCCAGTGCCCCTGTACCACTGCTTCGGCATGGTGATGGGCAACCTGGGCTGCATCACCCACGGTGCCGCGATGATCTACCCCTCCGAGGGATTCGAACCGAAAGCCGTGCTGCAAGCGGTCCACCAGGAAAAGGCCACCGCCCTGTACGGCGTACCCACCATGTTCATCGCGGAGCTGGGCGACCCGGACTTCGAAAGCTATGACCTCTCGCACCTGCGCACCGGCATTATGGCAGGCTCCATCTGCCCGGCGGAGATCATGAAGAAAGTAAACAGCAAGATGAACATGAAAGAAGTGCAGATTGCCTACGGCATGACAGAGACCAGCCCGGTGTCCACCCAGACCAGCTCACTCGACCCGTTCGAGAAGCAGGTCACCACCGTGGGCCGCACCCAGCCGCACCTGGAAACCAAGATCGTCGATCCGGCCAACGGCAACGTCGTTCCCCGGGGCGAGATCGGCGAGCTCTGTACCCGTGGCTACAGCGTAATGCTGAAGTACTGGAACAACGAAGAGAAAACCCGCGAAGCCATCGACAGCGCCGGCTGGATGCACACCGGCGATCTGGCCACCATGGACGAAGAGGGCTACATCCAGATCGTTGGCCGCATCAAGGATATGGTCATCCGCGGCGGCGAGAACATCTACCCGAAAGAAATCGAAGAGTTCCTCTACACCCACCCGGCCATCGAAGAAGTACAGGTAACCGGCATTCCCGATGACAAATACGGCGAAGAGCTGATTGCCTGGGTGAAGCTGGCTCCAGATGCTGCGCCCGTTACGGCAGAGGATCTGCAGGCCTTCTGCAAGGGCAAGATCGCCCACTTCAAGATCCCGAAGAACTACAAGTTCGTGGATGAGTTCCCGATGACCGTCACCGGGAAGATCCAGAAGTTCAAGATGCGGGAGATTTCGATTGAGGAGATGGGGCTGAAGAAGTAA
- a CDS encoding HigA family addiction module antitoxin, with protein sequence MTMHNPPHPGEFIREVYLEPFGISSRQLASSLGVSPSTLSRLLKGDSGISPEMSLRLSKVLGRSPESWLAMQDVYDLWVARNTVNLDGIHPLDFEAA encoded by the coding sequence ATGACTATGCATAATCCGCCGCATCCTGGTGAATTCATTCGGGAGGTGTACCTGGAGCCTTTCGGTATCAGTTCCCGTCAGCTTGCTTCCAGTCTGGGGGTCTCTCCCTCCACTTTGTCTCGGCTGCTCAAAGGGGATAGTGGTATTAGCCCGGAAATGTCGCTTCGGCTATCCAAGGTTCTCGGACGTTCTCCTGAGAGTTGGTTGGCGATGCAAGATGTGTACGATCTATGGGTGGCCCGCAACACGGTCAACCTGGATGGAATCCATCCCCTGGACTTCGAGGCAGCTTAA
- a CDS encoding trypsin-like serine peptidase, with product MASKDKANDESPLSASEVAERFDKSPKGKIPKDLQSMLLPEPKPYKYKGIDAERDSQSDATPTAPMIPKWFGVSALPCREKPLIPPRVLLNGKDLRPLTVFNPEDRRIYNDISYPWGTICKVLTSSGSGSGVIVGPRHVLTASHVVDWSSNGAGTVEVHRSGGSVRAVTARVWFYTKVTGSVGWFELDEDYAVLVTADRIGDLFGWIGTHV from the coding sequence ATGGCCAGCAAAGATAAAGCGAACGATGAATCCCCTCTCTCTGCCTCCGAGGTTGCCGAACGTTTCGACAAAAGTCCGAAAGGCAAAATACCAAAAGATCTGCAGTCCATGTTGCTGCCGGAACCAAAGCCCTACAAGTATAAAGGGATTGATGCCGAACGGGATTCGCAGTCTGACGCAACACCTACCGCGCCAATGATCCCCAAGTGGTTTGGGGTAAGCGCCCTACCCTGCAGGGAGAAGCCGCTAATACCGCCTCGTGTTCTTCTGAATGGAAAAGACCTCCGGCCTCTGACTGTTTTTAATCCGGAGGATCGCAGAATCTACAACGACATCAGCTACCCATGGGGAACCATTTGCAAGGTCCTGACGTCGTCCGGCAGCGGATCGGGTGTCATTGTTGGCCCCAGACATGTGCTGACGGCAAGTCATGTCGTTGACTGGAGCTCAAATGGCGCAGGCACCGTCGAGGTTCATCGATCCGGCGGTTCAGTCCGTGCCGTCACCGCCAGGGTCTGGTTTTATACAAAGGTGACCGGCAGCGTTGGCTGGTTTGAGCTCGACGAGGACTATGCGGTTCTGGTCACTGCTGATCGTATTGGCGATCTGTTCGGATGGATCGGCACGCACGTATAA
- a CDS encoding hydroxymethylglutaryl-CoA lyase — protein sequence MAFPKQVRLVEMSPRDGLQNEPGPVIATAIKTGLIDRLADSGLSHIEAASFVSPKWVPQMGDAADVMAGINRQAGVRYSVLTPNLKGFENALAAGVDEVAVFGAASESFSRKNINCSIAESLDRFLPVMEAAGKAGIPVRGYVSTVLGCPYEGDIAPEQVATVAKALYDMGCYEISLGDTIGVGTPIKAKRMLEAVAAHVPMDKLAAHFHDTYGQALANLYAVLEEGVSVIDASVAGLGGCPYAKGASGNVATEDVLYLLNGLGIKTGVDLEKLVATGDWICGQLKRQNGSKVGQAMGGNCQ from the coding sequence ATGGCCTTTCCCAAACAGGTTCGCCTGGTGGAAATGAGCCCCCGGGACGGACTCCAGAACGAGCCCGGCCCGGTGATTGCCACTGCCATCAAAACCGGCCTGATCGACCGCCTGGCCGACAGCGGCCTGAGCCACATCGAGGCCGCCAGCTTTGTGTCCCCGAAATGGGTGCCACAGATGGGCGACGCCGCCGACGTTATGGCCGGCATCAATCGCCAGGCCGGCGTGCGCTACTCGGTGCTAACCCCCAACCTCAAGGGCTTCGAAAACGCCCTGGCGGCGGGCGTGGACGAAGTGGCCGTGTTCGGTGCCGCCTCCGAATCCTTCAGCCGGAAAAACATCAACTGCTCCATCGCCGAAAGCCTCGACCGCTTCCTGCCAGTGATGGAAGCCGCCGGCAAGGCCGGCATCCCGGTGCGCGGCTACGTCTCCACCGTGCTGGGCTGCCCCTACGAAGGCGACATCGCCCCCGAACAGGTCGCCACCGTCGCCAAGGCCCTCTACGACATGGGCTGCTACGAAATCTCCCTGGGCGACACCATCGGCGTGGGCACCCCGATTAAAGCCAAACGCATGCTCGAAGCCGTCGCCGCCCACGTGCCGATGGACAAACTGGCCGCCCATTTCCACGACACCTACGGCCAGGCCCTGGCCAACCTGTATGCGGTTCTGGAAGAAGGCGTCAGCGTGATCGACGCTTCCGTCGCCGGCCTCGGCGGCTGCCCCTACGCCAAGGGTGCGTCGGGCAACGTCGCCACCGAAGACGTGCTATACCTGCTTAACGGTTTAGGCATCAAGACCGGCGTAGATCTCGAGAAACTTGTGGCAACGGGAGACTGGATATGTGGTCAGCTAAAACGTCAAAACGGCTCCAAGGTCGGCCAAGCCATGGGCGGTAACTGCCAATGA
- a CDS encoding peroxidase-related enzyme (This protein belongs to a clade of uncharacterized proteins related to peroxidases such as the alkylhydroperoxidase AhpD.), producing the protein MNQNKNVVALDLPIPGISDMPEDTQKYFQICQEKLGMIPNVLTAYSQNLKQLEGFTRLYNELMLGEGELSKLEREMVAVVVSSENKCFYCLVAHGAAVRVLSGDPQLGEHMVMNYRSAKLDKRQRAMLDFASHLTRSPATVTEDDIQALRDAGLSDRGIWDLSNLIGFYNMSNRVAIASDMQPNPEYHSQSR; encoded by the coding sequence ATGAACCAGAACAAAAACGTAGTGGCGCTGGATCTGCCAATTCCCGGGATCAGCGACATGCCGGAGGACACCCAGAAGTACTTCCAGATCTGCCAGGAAAAGCTCGGCATGATCCCGAACGTACTCACCGCCTACAGCCAGAACCTGAAACAACTGGAAGGCTTCACCCGCCTCTACAACGAGCTCATGCTCGGCGAAGGCGAACTCTCCAAACTGGAGCGGGAAATGGTGGCCGTGGTGGTCTCCTCCGAGAACAAATGCTTCTACTGCCTGGTGGCCCACGGCGCCGCCGTACGGGTACTGAGCGGCGATCCCCAGCTGGGTGAGCACATGGTGATGAACTACCGCAGCGCCAAACTCGACAAGCGCCAGCGGGCCATGCTGGATTTTGCATCCCACCTGACCCGCTCACCGGCCACCGTCACCGAAGACGACATCCAGGCCCTGCGGGATGCCGGCCTCAGCGACCGCGGCATCTGGGATCTCAGCAACCTGATCGGTTTCTACAACATGTCCAACCGCGTGGCAATTGCCAGCGATATGCAACCTAATCCCGAATATCACAGTCAGAGTCGCTAG